The sequence TTGGCATCTTGGTGACACAACTCTATCAAACCAGTGATGGCTGCCAAAGAAGTCCTCACATCATGGTTTGCTCTGCTGAAGGCTTTAGTTTTGTTCATACTCTTGCGCTCTGCTTGACGAGTTGCGCCTTCTTGTTTCATGATCCGTGCACGTAAGATCATTTCTCTTCTTGCAGCTCTGATTATTAAGAGTATGAATATGCAAACCGATGCAAGaattaaaaataccaaaaGGCCAAGCAACACCACTAATTTGTGATTAAGGTTTACAAGACCATTGGCGGGACAAGTCAATACATATACCtgtagaaaagaagaaaaaagaaatatatatgtatataaatcaAGGGAAGTGATAGAATGGAAGTTAACTTGTAAGGCAAGTTAGATCAAACTAAATTGGTACAAAAACTATGGTTTCACATACCGATTTAACTCCGATGATCTCGAGGGTGGAGCAATAAGTCATGTACTTGATACGCTTCATTTTCCATGAATGAATATATGGTTCCAActtgtcatcatcatcatgattACATGAGAATTTACCGAGATCACCAGTGGCATTACTATTTGGCCTCACCATTTGGACCGAAACCGTGTTGTTGCTTATCTCAAATTGGGTTTTTGGGAGCTTTGTTTGCACAATCACATCCCCATTTGATGTAGCCAAGTGAAAGTAACCCCCATGGAAGTCTAAAGCCGTAAAATGATCGACAACGACTTTTGCTGGAATACCGAAGGAAATCACACCTCTGCCATCCATGGGCACAGTACTTAAAAACATGCTATGTTGAGCCTTGTCCCATCCTCTTCCCAGCCAAGAATAACCACTTGTGCTATTCAAGGCTTGTTGGAACCAAGTGGAATTTACTGTGACCAAAGAATCTGAAGCAACTGCTGCGCCATATAACTTCCCAGTGTCCCTATTTACTGGTTGAGTGTaccaatttgaagaaaatgaagtgtTGGAGAATACTGCAAAAGTTTGATCCTCATGGTTGTAAAGTGAGAATAAAAGGCCATCTAATCCAATATAAGAAACCTGTGAGATATGTGGGATTATTGAAAGTGCTAGAAACAACGTTGGTGCAACCTGGACAACAAAACACGAAACCAGTTCGTAGATTACGAGAATGTTTTATTTAGCAAACATTACTAAACACAGCTAAACTGTCTGAGAGTATACACTAACCCTTGTTTGGATGGTAGCGAAATTGAGCTCAGTTCCATTAAGTGAGGAACTGAGAGATCTTGCCAGATTTACTGCTGATGGATTTAATGGACTTAGTAACTTTGCAGTGGTGTCAATGCCTGAAAATGATTTGTTGAGTGCTTGTTTTGATTCCAAGAGCATACGTCGTTCAATTTTTATCGTCATCTTAAACAACATTGAGATCATAAAGCATGAAAGTCCCTGCCAAATATACACAACAGAGAACTGGGATGAGGAGACAAGTTTGCTTCTACAAGCTAGAAAAATATGTCGAAGAAAAAGTACCAGAATGAGGAGAAAACAAATGGGGCGCCAGAGAACTCTTGAGCAAGACTTGATCCGGTGCGAATTCATCATATTCATGGTGGAAACCTTGTCTTCAATATCTGCATTTTCATGgcatgaaaatgcaaaaaactACATTTATAGTAGAGAacataaaaggaaataaaaaaatcatcaagcAAATATAGTATAAGATTTAGACAGACGACAAAacgaaagagaaggaaaagttGATTGCTAGTACTTGAAAGACTTGGCATTGTCGATGCAGTTGATGTAAATTCCACTGCCACTGCCACTGAAACGAGAAGAAATGTTGATAGCTGgtgtgagagagagggaaagatATCTTCTTATCAACAGAATTCAAATTGACTATCCAAACAGCTTCATCTGAAATATatagaacaaaaaaaaccaaaattttaaaaaatatttatatatatttataacccTCAAGCCTCAATGCGCAGTAAAATTTCGACACATACCTATTAAATACCTAGCTAGTCTGACTGGTAAGTGACACTTTTGCACCCCGCAAAGGAAGCACAAAGAATAAGCCCTCAACAACATTGGCTACTCTCAGGATGTGACACCTGTCCATCCCCCTCAACCCTCTGCCTCATCAAACTCCTTCCAAACCCTATATGTTGGGCCCACCACTCCTGTTtgctttctttattcttttcaaTGAATCCAAAGAGCATGGTGCACAAATTATTGAAGTTAATGTCATATCAATGGCAAATCCAGAAACTATTACGTACGTTGAGTGATGACCAAGACGACCTGAGGTTGAACAGGTTTGCAGTGTAGGGGCCATCCCACCCGATTGCGTTGTAAAGAGAGTGGAGAAACTAATGGACGTCTCGGGAGTATAAAAACTTGTATGAGACGAAGGTAGcattattttgctatttttgatCAATTATGTTATGTCAAGTGGAAAAATTATCACGCTTGACATAGCATGATTGGAAGGAGATGCAAAATAGTGATATTCCCGTTGCACACAAGTGTTTCTTCTTCGGAAGGAGAAATACTTCCCTAACTCTATTGcattgtcattttctttttctttttcttatatttaatAAGTGACATGAGGAGAGAGATAGGAAGAAATGGAGCAATGAAACATGCATAGTGAAGTTTCCTCCACAATGAGTTCACTGGGCTCGAGATGGAGGGCCACATCACCGGGGCTGGGTCCATCCCTTTCCCTCCTCATTGATCCAAGCGATGAGGTACATTTCTATGAACTTTCCCTTCTTTCATACATAAACATTAATTGAATATGTAAGGTGGTTTATGTTAAACAACCACTAATTTTAAGAATTTAAGGTGTTATAATCGGCCGATAATACAATCATTAATCTCACAAATTTAAGTTGAGAGATAATAGACCAACAATGTATAGTAAACTTACTGgttgtaatatatatttactCACATTTCTAATTAGGTGAACATCTATATATCAATAAATGTGAGTAAAAATCGTTAACACTTAATAGCATGAATGAATTTGGTGTCTCAATTAACGGAACAAACTGGACGCTTTGCTGGGGTTCTCAATTGCAGATACTTTGTCTGCAAAGTAGAACAATTAATTTAAGATTAACGATCTTGAGATTAACcaaaactaattaatttgCTTTAATTCGTGTTGCAGCTAAAAAGTATTTGCCACTGAAGTTGGAAGtacacttttgttttattctacTCAAATCAAAAACTTGGGTCGGGGATGCTTTTCCACTTTTACGCTATTCATTCATGAATCCTCCAAGATTTTGATGTTCAATATGTCCCTCTCTGCCTAACTCTTTCATCATTTTCCATACGAAATTGCCCTTATGTTCGAAGATTTTATTCGGCTTTATAAAAGTACAtgttccattttttatttcaccCTTCTTTTGGCACATTTGTCTTGGGATTGTAATAAAGTTACgtgggatttttatttttattttcttcgaGTATAAGCGATTGGGAGAGTGGAGTTTACCCAATATTCATTGGCTTTCTAGGAGTTTCGAATCTCTGTCTACGTTTGTGAGGATAAACTTGGTTCAAGTTTGGTATCCTATTTAAATAGGGAActcaaaaattttgatttttcttaaaaacaaggagttcttaaatctatttttaagattcaaaaacttgtttggtatagaacttgaaaactgttttcaaatcttaaaaatgTGAGTACTTGTGGGTTGttagaaaaaaacaattattttttgtttttaataattggggttttttttagttgttcttgagtttgagtttttaaaaatagggctaccaaacaagttttctttgtttcaaaatcaaattctgtttttgagtttaaaaaattGGATTCAAGTTGAATAGCCAACAGCCCTTAATGACTCATTAAAACGGACCATTTCAAACATTTCCCCTATAAGCAAGGGGTTCAGAGGTAAAATagggataaaaaaaattatgggtattgaaagaaaattgttgGCGGTTCAAATAGTTGTCAAAACTCCTCTTCGTCAATCTTCTCCATTCACTCTTTCCATTTTCTCATGGAAAACTCAGAAACAACCACAACAATTTCTTCAGCGCCAAACCCAGTTAGGCAGAAGGTGCAGACGTATGCGGCGTGGGCCGTCATACCGGATCACGTCTCGAACAGGATCAAGAAGGTGATGGAAGGCCTCCGCGACGAATTCGGTGGGCCCGAGATCACGCCCCACATCCCCGTTCTGGGGTCCATCCGCACCAGGGAAGACGACGTCATCAGAAACTTCAAAGAGGCCTGTGGGAAAAGCTCTTGCTTCCCATGTACAGTTGTGGACGTGCTCCCCGGTCCATTCTATTACCAAAATGTTTACCTCTTCATTCATCCGGatcaggtttttttttttttttaaataaataattttcgTGCAAATTGAATTTACatgtttaattaaaatttaaaaaaaattatgcgaacatatttagttattttctgtttaatttcTCAGGTAACTTATCCAATAAGAAATTTCACTGACCATTTCGACCAATTGGGTAAGTAAGAGATCAATATATTGATACACTCGTATTATATACTTGTTGACTCTGAGTTTTTCTTCAGaatctagggtttttttttttccctattaaagaGTATTTATCCATGCACATTTTGTCCTAGGTTcgatttcctttttttctaatatcgcttgtatttaaaaaaatattattaccCAATACTAACCGTAAATTGTAAGCTAATTGAATTTGATAAGTATATGCCATGAACAAACAACCAAAGGATTTTGTTTAGATTACCCATTTCATAGAATCAAATTCTTGTAATGGGTTTGGTGAGCACTAATTTAGACGACATCAATGGagattaattattaataataaccATGATTATTGTATGgattaattgaattttgaagtGCAGCCGGTATGCCCCACTTTAGCCTCCTCTATGGGGAGTTGacagatgaagagaaggaaaaagcaaaagagagaGCGATGGTTCTGGATGACGGCTTGGTTGGCCTCACTTTCACCATAACTCGTTTTGCATTGTACAAATGTAACAAGGACAGAACTCAACAATCTTGGGAGAAGATTGCTGAACACTCCCTCCCACGCTAATTACTTGTTCGCTTCAAATGTGATTTGTTTTTACCAACATCAAATATATTTACCaagtttcaaatatatatgatgaGTCACCAAGTTAATGAAATTACATTCAACGAGAATTTAGTTtctaaattcacaaattaccCATAAACCCTAGACAGCAagaaatcataacaaaacgtGGATTTAGtttcaaattaaattcatgaagcagcagcagcagcagctagTGGTAGAAGAACCATTCTCCATTGCGCCAATCCATGTGATGCCTGAGCATTCTCTCAGGGTAACCAATATGATGCCCAGTCTCAAAGTAGACGCCAAAGTAGCACCCGACCTTCCCAGTAATGATTCCAGACCACCAGCCGTCGTTGTCAAACGCATCAACCCTGTCCCCGTCAGCGAACCCGGCTTTCGTTTTCTTGGGCGGAGGCAGAGGAGGCAGAGGCCGTATCTCATCCCCCTCGACCACCTCTTCCAGAGGTATGGAGTGGTCGTCCTCGCATACGAGGCGGTTGTACTTCACCTTGTACTTGTTGTCCCCCATGTTTTGCAGTATGGTTGCTCCATAATAGGAGCCCTGAAACCCTTCTTCTCTGCTGCACACTTCGACCCTCTTGCCTTGTTTAAAAGCCTTTGCTATAGGGAAACCCATTTTGGAGAATGAGATGAGAGTTGCTCTTGTGAAATGGTATGAGGAGAGTGTTTGTGAGGGTCGCAATATATAGAGGTTGGGTTGGATTTCCTAATCGGTTTGGGATTTTGGCTTTCCTATTCTGTTTAGGATTTGGGGTTTCCTATTTATATATCCCAATTGTAAAtattagagatatttagtgatatacccatttctagcactaatattataaataaaccctacacaattgaattcctataaacaaacccaaaaaaaacccaaaaaatgatagctagccttattgaatttaatattgattattaaattactttgatgccctattgagtgctttgggtatttttatgagattttggggttgggcttgttttaagaaattgatggcagttttgtaatttataagaagttaaaaacttttttgttatgttgtaaatgggctttgggtgtgtttctaaagtccattttatatagggtatttttataatttgggcccccatattgggtataatagtaaaTCTCCCTAAATATTAAGCCCACCCTAGTATATATTTATTTCGGCCCAACtcttcttattttattaacACCTACCTAATCAAACCTATTTAACTTCGGACTTCCTTCCTACAGCACAATGCTGGAAAACTCTTGCtggaaaactctctctctctctctctctctctctctctctctctctctctctctgtgctatttatttggttaatttggggttgtttgataaccatttaattttcacttttttttataattgaaaaCATATGTTTGGTAACATATTTCATTTTcagcttttaaaaaaaagtgaatttagttttcaaaatcaccCTTATGTTTTAAAACAACTTGAaagtgttttcaatttttcagtttttttttctctctctctcttttcattcattaattttatatcACCACACATGAAATGCACTCTAGTTACCAAAACTTGGTATTTGGGACTCTTGACTTGGACCTGATCAATTTTTGAGTTTAGCCACAAACCCAATCCAAACATCGGCACCTCCATATTCAAAATTCacccaaaaatattacaaaatctTTGTAAcatgcatttttattttatgatctcaaattcacaaattgacacacaaagaaaaaattccaTTTCCAGGTTccatataaaattgaaaaccaaaatctgttaccaaacaaattttgttcacttttcacttgttttgaaaaataaaattagttaccaaacaagtttaaatttttagtttttaaaaaaatgaaaaatgaaatgattaTCTAATGGCCTTGGTGTCATATACTTTAATTTGTGTGAATTGATTTTTTGGTCTCATGTCGGGATTCTCTAATATATAATTCATCAATTGAGTGCTCAGACGTTACTACTACTGAAAACCAAAGCTATTTCTTGCAGTGGGaaaaaatagtaaaacattcaaaatatcaaaaaatattatttattaaaaaataattttttttgataaaTGGAGGGTAATGTAttcaattaataatatttttatattaaaaaacaaaataaaatgagaaCATGACGAAACTATACTCATTatctcttatttaattttaaattaaattattattaaccCATGAATTATCTGCAGTTCAAATTgcagagaaggaaaaaagaaaagaaaaagtgatgGTTCTTGATGACAGCGTTGTTGGCCTCACCTTCACCATAAAATCGGTTTGCATTGTACAAATGTTACGGTGACAGAAGTCAACAATCTTGGGAGATGATTGCTGAACGAACACTCCCAAgttttgagattttattttattttattttagtttctaAATTCATAGACACAAACAACGTGAATTTATTAGTTTCTAAATTCATATATAAACCACCAATTTCCATTGCGCCAATCACAACACAAATTAccaagaaatccaaaaaaaaaccaccaaAAAGGTTTACACATGAAGTAATTAAACAAGTCGAGCTTTAACAGATGTCGATGATGATCCTCCCATCACAATGCGCAGTCTCTTCTTGCAAGACAGCGGCTTTCCCTCGCAAGAGAAGACCCGTCCATCGCGAGAAACCCATCCGTTGCGGCGGCTCTCCAGATGAAGCCTGATATGATTCTTAGGGTAAGCTATATGCTCAAAAGTGCTTGGAAAGTAGACAAACCAGTCGTCTCCACTCTTCCTAGTAATGATCCCCGCCCACCAACCGTCGTTGGCGAACGCATCAACCTTCTCGCTGGGAAAAAAGTCAGGCCAAACTTTAGGACACACAGGCCGGACCTCGTCCACCTCCGCGAGCTCTTCCAGAGCGGTGGACATGTCATCCTCCTCCACCAGGTTCTTGTACTTCACCTTATACTTGTCCCCCAAGTTTTCAATTACAATTCCTTCATAATACGAACCGTGAAACCCTTCTTGCTTGCTGCACACTTCTACCCCATCGCCTACTTGAAAAACTTTTCTCGTGGTGAAAGCCATTGCAGAGATTGATCAACGGAAGTGAACTGAGAAGCAATTGGGATGGTATGTGGGTGCACCCAAATATTTATAGGGGTTGTGGTTTCCTGTTGATTTTAGGTTTCCTATTGTGTTAAGGATTGGAatattttatcttttcatACATATTACTACACGGCTTTGCTAGAAAGTCCAAATATTCTAAActattctctttttattttgcgCGAGCCTCCTTTTTTGCAAAAAAATCCGTCCTTTCCCTTGTAACTACTTTTCTTAAATAGATTTTCCTACATTCCTTTCATTCATTCCCTTGTAATTACTTTTCATAAATATCTTAAATAGGTTTTCCTATCTTAAATATCTTAAATAGGTTTCCCTATTGCTGCCAATTGACATATGTATTAAATATGatatatgtattaatttttttaaatattttttataaattattttttcatatgtatcAAATCGTTGCAAGTTTGCTGTCAATTGAcatatgtattaatttttcatatgtattaaatatgatatatgtattaatttttctttttatattttttataaattattttttcacatGTAACTTGCACTTGCAATGTGTCAGGAATTCCTATTccttttaagaatttttttttatgtttttcacaAATTATTTGTCACATTTTGATACATTTCTGCCAAtgataataatatatattaagttttctttttgtgttatATACATtaagttttcctttttgtgttcacaaattattaatttttacacATACGTCAAATTGTAATAAAATTGTGATTTACAGAAAAAATGAATATCTCAATCCAGAGAATGAAAGGAGGAGTATCTCCCCTCCCAGAGAAGGAGGGGAGGGTATACTTGAGTCACAAATGAAGAGATCAAAGAAAACGTTGATGATTTATACCATAAAATTCTCACTGCTTAGctcaattaaaatataaatagttACAGCATCAGTCACATACCGAAAGAAAAATTCaccaccaaaacaaaaatatagaggccaaaaaaaaaagagaagaggatAACAAAGTCATTTGTTGAAAGCATTTGTTTTTGGCTTCTTCACAATCAGCACAGGACACTTCACATTCTGTGCACAGTGGTTGCTCACACTCCCGAGGAATGCCCTGCAAATAccacaagttttttttaataaatttacattatcctttttttttaaataaaatttttccTGCCTATTTTGTTCTGTAAGACCCACCTTTTGATGAGACCATAGCCATGGCTTCCCATGACCAACACGTCAGCACCAAGCTGCTCTGCCATCTGGCAAATCACATCCCTCGGATCACCATTCTCTACTCGCACCTCCACCTTAACCTGGCCCAGAGGAGTACAATCGCCAaatcaaaattccaaaatctAAATGACCATTTTATCCTTCAGaatcagaaatcaaaattgtgTGAGAGACACTCACATCCTGCTGAAGGTCTTTGCACATCTTCTTGGCCTTCTCGATCACGCAGACCGCCACCTCAGCGCCGTACTTCTCCATCGCCGCCAAAATATCCGAGGAAAACAAATACCCTGGATCACAAACAAAATTACCCAAAAACACCACTGAATCTCTTCCTATTCCCaaaataacctcaaaaattgCGACAAAATACCTGATGGATCCTCTCTCCTACCTGTGCCATCTAGAGCCGTGTACACAGCTCTCGGGGGCTTGGCGTAGAGTAGGATAAGGGTATCTTTGGAATTCTGAGAAACAACGTTCTTGAGGCACCAAGAAAGAGCATGCATGCTCTCCTCTCCTTCATCGACGGCCACGAGGATCCTCCGCTCGCTTTCTGCCACGTCAGCCATTAGTAAGTGATCGGACGGTTGAAAACCAGTTTGTTTGTGTGTCTTTGGAAGTGGTTTtttggagagagagttgaAAGACTAAGGAGGTGAAGTGGGTATTTATAGTAAAATGGTGGGTGggaaaatggaaatgaaactgGATGGTTTCATTACGCAATGTTTCCTGTTGGCGGTTTGTGGGTTTGGGCTCTTTGGGTTAGTGGTTTTGAAGACTGTGGGCCTgttttctttgtcttctttGAAGATTATCCGACTTCTTGAGATAAGATAAGCTTCCATTCCAGCTATCAATATTATATCTGCTTAACTTGACACTAAGGTCAAATTTTGATCCAAACCAGTCcgcttttttaattttattttaataaaaataccaaAGAAACTGCCCAACATCATGAAAGATTCTGTGcttgattttaaaatttgtataCTTTTTTCAATGACAGAAGTTACatttaacaaattaataaaacccAATGATTATATCATAAGCCTAAGTTGAGTTGTAAATTCATCCACATGAGTGTAACAACTTTTGTATTTACTAGTTTCTATGTGTTCGAAATTACGCTATCACGTGATTTCATACGATTTCACGTGTTTGTATCCTTTTTTCCTCAATATCGcttctttaatattaaaaattgtgCTAAAGATATTGTATTCCATTAGTGAATCCCCAGTT comes from Prunus dulcis chromosome 6, ALMONDv2, whole genome shotgun sequence and encodes:
- the LOC117632162 gene encoding cyclic phosphodiesterase-like; translation: MENSETTTTISSAPNPVRQKVQTYAAWAVIPDHVSNRIKKVMEGLRDEFGGPEITPHIPVLGSIRTREDDVIRNFKEACGKSSCFPCTVVDVLPGPFYYQNVYLFIHPDQVTYPIRNFTDHFDQLAGMPHFSLLYGELTDEEKEKAKERAMVLDDGLVGLTFTITRFALYKCNKDRTQQSWEKIAEHSLPR
- the LOC117632163 gene encoding protein AGENET DOMAIN (AGD)-CONTAINING P1, whose protein sequence is MGFPIAKAFKQGKRVEVCSREEGFQGSYYGATILQNMGDNKYKVKYNRLVCEDDHSIPLEEVVEGDEIRPLPPLPPPKKTKAGFADGDRVDAFDNDGWWSGIITGKVGCYFGVYFETGHHIGYPERMLRHHMDWRNGEWFFYH
- the LOC117632664 gene encoding protein AGENET DOMAIN (AGD)-CONTAINING P1-like — translated: MAFTTRKVFQVGDGVEVCSKQEGFHGSYYEGIVIENLGDKYKVKYKNLVEEDDMSTALEELAEVDEVRPVCPKVWPDFFPSEKVDAFANDGWWAGIITRKSGDDWFVYFPSTFEHIAYPKNHIRLHLESRRNGWVSRDGRVFSCEGKPLSCKKRLRIVMGGSSSTSVKARLV
- the LOC117632663 gene encoding universal stress protein A-like protein isoform X2, translated to MADVAESERRILVAVDEGEESMHALSWCLKNVVSQNSKDTLILLYAKPPRAVYTALDGTGYLFSSDILAAMEKYGAEVAVCVIEKAKKMCKDLQQDVKVEVRVENGDPRDVICQMAEQLGADVLVMGSHGYGLIKRAFLGSVSNHCAQNVKCPVLIVKKPKTNAFNK
- the LOC117632663 gene encoding universal stress protein PHOS32-like isoform X1, which encodes MADVAESERRILVAVDEGEESMHALSWCLKNVVSQNSKDTLILLYAKPPRAVYTALDGTGRREDPSGYLFSSDILAAMEKYGAEVAVCVIEKAKKMCKDLQQDVKVEVRVENGDPRDVICQMAEQLGADVLVMGSHGYGLIKRAFLGSVSNHCAQNVKCPVLIVKKPKTNAFNK